A DNA window from Mucilaginibacter xinganensis contains the following coding sequences:
- a CDS encoding valine--tRNA ligase has translation MNIAKTYLPQEAEEKWYSYWLKHDFFKSVPDEREPYTIVIPPPNVTGVLHMGHMLNNTIQDVLIRRARMSGKNACWVPGTDHASIATEAKVVAMLKERGISKKDLTRTEFLAYAWEWKEKYGGIILEQLKKLGASCDWDRTRFTMEDDLSDAVIETFIHFYKKGLIYRGVRMVNWDPQGKTAVSDEEVIRKEVNQKLYYIRYPLLGTQTAKSANHKGEDLDYVVVATTRPETIMADAAICVNPNDPRYLNLHGRQVRIPLIDKAINIITDEYVTMDFGTGCLKVTPAHDLNDYELGQKHNLPVIDILNDDGTLNEKAQILVGEDRFIARKKIAALLEADGCLDKIEEYKSQVGFSERTDAVIEPKLSMQWFCKMEEMAKPALDYVLKGEIKLIPDKFVNTYRHWMENVRDWNISRQLWWGQQIPAWYLPNGQFVIAKTREEAFEEAKLLTNNGLPLTPEDLKQDEDVLDTWFSSWLWPISVFDGFKDPNNADINYYYPTNDLVTAPEILFFWVARMIMAGHEFRGQAPFKNVYLTGIVRDKLGRKMSKSLGNSPDPLSLIEKFGADGVRVGMLLCSPAGNDLMFDESYCEQGRNFANKIWNAFKLIKGWEVDENLKNENQVAIDWFDSRFNQALTEIESNFEQFRLSEALMATYKLVWDDFCAWYLEMIKPVYQHPIDRETYTSTVAFFENILRILHPFMPFITEELWHDELFGARAELDCCIVAQLPKYGQYNTRLLDDIEIVKQIITQVRNIRNSKQISPKEKLELSVKANSGVDYKQYELIITKLGNIGTFDLVTDKVPQAAGFMISTDEFYVPLSETIDPVEECAKLQKEKDYLLGFLKAVNSKLGNERFMANAKPEVIEVELKKKADSEAKLKIIEEGLSALAC, from the coding sequence ATGAATATTGCTAAAACATACCTGCCCCAGGAAGCCGAAGAAAAATGGTACAGTTACTGGTTAAAACACGACTTTTTTAAATCGGTACCTGATGAACGCGAGCCATACACAATAGTAATCCCGCCGCCAAATGTTACCGGCGTGCTGCACATGGGGCATATGTTGAACAATACCATACAGGATGTACTGATCCGCCGTGCAAGAATGAGCGGAAAAAACGCCTGCTGGGTACCCGGTACTGACCACGCCAGTATTGCTACCGAAGCAAAAGTAGTGGCCATGCTGAAGGAGCGCGGCATCAGCAAAAAGGACCTTACCCGTACCGAATTTTTGGCCTACGCCTGGGAGTGGAAAGAGAAATATGGCGGTATTATACTGGAGCAGCTAAAAAAATTGGGCGCATCCTGTGATTGGGACCGTACGCGGTTTACCATGGAAGATGATCTTTCAGATGCGGTTATTGAAACCTTTATTCATTTTTATAAAAAGGGCCTTATTTACCGCGGCGTTAGAATGGTGAACTGGGACCCGCAGGGGAAAACTGCGGTAAGCGATGAAGAAGTTATCAGAAAAGAGGTTAATCAGAAGCTATATTATATAAGGTATCCGTTATTAGGAACGCAAACGGCTAAATCAGCAAATCATAAAGGAGAAGATTTAGACTATGTTGTTGTTGCTACAACCCGCCCGGAAACAATAATGGCTGACGCAGCAATTTGCGTTAATCCAAATGATCCAAGATATCTTAATTTACATGGCCGTCAAGTTCGCATTCCGTTAATTGATAAGGCAATTAATATCATTACCGATGAGTACGTAACCATGGATTTTGGTACCGGCTGTTTAAAAGTAACGCCTGCGCATGATTTGAATGATTATGAGCTGGGCCAGAAACATAACCTGCCGGTTATTGATATCTTAAATGATGACGGAACGCTTAACGAAAAGGCACAGATCCTGGTAGGCGAAGACCGTTTTATAGCACGTAAAAAAATAGCCGCTTTGCTGGAAGCTGATGGCTGCCTGGATAAAATTGAAGAGTACAAGTCGCAGGTAGGGTTTTCAGAACGAACCGACGCTGTAATTGAACCTAAGCTTTCCATGCAGTGGTTTTGCAAAATGGAAGAGATGGCGAAACCAGCGCTTGATTATGTATTAAAAGGCGAGATAAAACTGATTCCCGATAAATTTGTAAACACCTACCGCCATTGGATGGAGAATGTAAGGGACTGGAACATCAGCCGGCAGCTTTGGTGGGGGCAGCAGATCCCCGCGTGGTATTTACCAAACGGGCAGTTTGTGATTGCAAAAACCCGTGAAGAGGCTTTTGAAGAAGCCAAACTACTCACCAATAACGGCTTACCGCTCACTCCTGAAGACTTAAAACAGGACGAGGACGTACTTGATACCTGGTTCTCCTCATGGTTGTGGCCTATTTCGGTATTTGACGGGTTTAAGGATCCGAATAATGCAGATATCAACTATTATTACCCAACCAATGATTTGGTTACCGCGCCTGAGATCCTCTTCTTCTGGGTAGCCAGGATGATAATGGCGGGACATGAATTCAGAGGCCAGGCGCCGTTTAAAAACGTGTACCTTACCGGGATAGTTAGGGACAAGCTTGGGCGTAAGATGTCAAAGTCATTGGGTAACTCACCTGATCCACTCAGTCTGATTGAAAAATTTGGAGCAGATGGCGTTAGGGTAGGCATGCTGCTGTGTTCACCAGCCGGTAACGATTTAATGTTTGACGAAAGCTATTGCGAGCAGGGACGTAATTTTGCCAACAAGATCTGGAACGCATTTAAACTGATCAAAGGATGGGAGGTTGATGAGAACCTAAAGAACGAAAACCAGGTTGCTATTGATTGGTTTGACAGCAGATTTAACCAGGCTTTAACGGAAATTGAAAGCAATTTTGAGCAGTTCCGCCTTTCAGAGGCATTAATGGCTACCTATAAACTGGTATGGGACGACTTTTGTGCCTGGTACCTTGAAATGATAAAGCCGGTTTACCAGCATCCCATTGACAGGGAAACTTATACCAGCACCGTTGCTTTTTTTGAAAATATTTTAAGGATTCTGCACCCGTTTATGCCCTTTATTACCGAGGAGCTATGGCATGATGAACTGTTTGGCGCAAGGGCTGAACTGGATTGCTGCATTGTTGCCCAATTACCAAAATATGGGCAATATAATACACGCCTTTTGGATGATATTGAAATTGTAAAGCAGATTATTACACAGGTTAGGAATATTCGTAACTCAAAACAAATATCACCGAAAGAAAAGCTGGAACTTTCTGTAAAAGCAAACTCGGGGGTCGATTACAAGCAGTACGAATTAATTATTACGAAACTTGGCAATATCGGTACATTTGACCTGGTTACTGACAAAGTGCCCCAGGCTGCAGGCTTTATGATCTCAACTGATGAGTTTTACGTTCCATTGAGTGAAACAATTGATCCTGTTGAGGAGTGTGCAAAACTGCAAAAAGAAAAGGATTATCTGCTTGGATTTTTAAAGGCAGTTAACTCAAAGTTAGGAAATGAGCGCTTTATGGCCAATGCGAAACCGGAGGTTATTGAAGTAGAACTGAAGAAGAAAGCCGATTCGGAGGCTAAATTAAAGATCATTGAAGAAGGGCTTTCGGCTTTGGCTTGTTAG
- a CDS encoding ATP-binding protein: MSKNAGFFNFSIRNIISEDQSILIQARIRLLYFGFFIVFAAVAGLFFSVYLQHLRLLTATSGFTLLGVVVLFKYLTYKPQWRQISHILLFIATFINLSNVFVVIQKVDIITIQMILLVVIFSYYMLGHGWGLFYSLLNIIPVMVFYVLDYNESYFIAFRPENIDQATIIISMFANFIIIVFIHSHFYTAFFKNIRQLEQTSQRQTILNSELELAIDKAEKSSQIKSEFLATMSHEIRTPLNAIVGMSNLMIMAHPRDDQKENLKVLKSSANNLQSIVNDVLDFNKIEAGKVIFEQVKFNLVDLLQNICGAQQRKAEDKGITFELKIDPILNDRVLLGDPTRLTQILLNLVSNAIKFTRQGNVYVKAFCNEDRDNKMSISFIVRDTGIGIDKNNLQFIFEPFTQESITNTRQYGGTGMGLAIVKRLLELQGAHIAVSSKIGEGSEFSFRMDFGKSSASIAEIGEKHPLLQNTEALNTLKVLIAEDNPVNVLLMKKLLSKWKILPVIAENGESVVAVYEKGSFDIILMDLQMPVMNGFDAAMAIRKLPNAEKAKVPIIALSATTLPDIEEQIFKAGMNDYVSKPFKPEELMEKVQNLVFSFAAHSSL; the protein is encoded by the coding sequence ATGAGTAAGAACGCAGGTTTTTTTAACTTTTCTATCCGGAACATAATTTCGGAAGATCAGTCAATTCTTATACAGGCGAGGATCCGTTTACTTTACTTTGGTTTTTTTATAGTATTTGCCGCAGTTGCCGGTTTATTTTTCAGCGTTTATCTTCAACACCTTCGTCTGCTTACCGCTACTTCGGGCTTTACGCTGTTGGGTGTGGTAGTTTTATTTAAATACCTTACCTATAAGCCGCAATGGCGTCAAATCTCCCATATCTTATTGTTTATAGCCACTTTCATTAATTTGAGCAACGTATTTGTTGTGATACAAAAGGTTGATATTATAACCATACAAATGATATTGCTGGTGGTTATATTCAGCTATTATATGCTGGGGCATGGCTGGGGATTGTTTTATTCGCTGCTGAATATTATCCCGGTAATGGTGTTTTATGTTTTGGACTATAACGAAAGTTACTTTATTGCCTTCAGACCTGAAAATATTGATCAGGCAACTATTATCATTAGCATGTTTGCTAATTTTATAATTATTGTTTTTATCCACAGCCACTTTTACACCGCATTTTTTAAAAATATAAGACAACTGGAGCAAACCAGCCAACGCCAAACCATACTGAACAGTGAATTAGAACTGGCAATTGATAAAGCCGAAAAATCGTCGCAAATCAAATCAGAGTTTTTGGCAACCATGTCGCACGAGATCCGCACGCCACTGAACGCCATTGTGGGGATGAGTAACCTGATGATTATGGCCCATCCGAGAGATGATCAAAAGGAGAATCTTAAGGTACTTAAATCATCTGCAAATAACCTGCAGTCTATAGTAAACGATGTGCTGGATTTTAATAAAATAGAAGCCGGTAAAGTAATATTTGAGCAGGTGAAATTTAACCTTGTTGACCTGTTGCAAAATATTTGCGGGGCACAACAGCGAAAGGCAGAGGATAAAGGAATTACGTTTGAGCTAAAAATAGATCCGATACTGAATGACAGGGTGCTGCTGGGCGACCCCACACGCTTAACACAGATATTATTGAACCTGGTGAGTAACGCTATAAAATTTACCAGGCAGGGTAATGTATATGTTAAAGCTTTTTGCAATGAGGATCGCGACAATAAAATGAGTATATCCTTTATAGTAAGGGATACTGGTATTGGGATTGATAAAAACAACCTTCAATTTATTTTTGAGCCATTTACGCAGGAGTCTATAACCAATACCCGTCAATATGGGGGAACAGGGATGGGGCTGGCCATTGTAAAGCGCTTGCTCGAATTACAGGGTGCACATATTGCGGTATCGAGCAAGATAGGCGAGGGGTCGGAGTTTTCATTCAGAATGGATTTTGGCAAATCATCGGCAAGTATTGCTGAGATTGGTGAAAAACATCCGTTGTTGCAAAATACAGAGGCTTTAAATACGCTTAAGGTGCTGATTGCCGAAGATAACCCTGTAAATGTATTGCTGATGAAAAAATTGCTCTCGAAATGGAAAATATTGCCGGTGATAGCTGAAAACGGGGAATCGGTGGTGGCTGTTTATGAGAAGGGCAGCTTCGACATTATTTTGATGGATCTGCAGATGCCGGTGATGAACGGATTTGATGCCGCTATGGCGATAAGGAAACTGCCGAATGCTGAAAAAGCAAAAGTACCCATTATAGCACTTTCAGCGACTACGTTACCGGATATTGAGGAGCAGATTTTTAAGGCGGGAATGAACGATTATGTTTCAAAGCCGTTTAAGCCCGAAGAGTTAATGGAAAAGGTACAAAACCTTGTTTTTTCTTTTGCTGCTCACAGCTCATTATAA
- a CDS encoding type I restriction enzyme HsdR N-terminal domain-containing protein, producing MDLLLSLNLPPYPFKITNLNGQLTLFDIIRKREIVITPEEWVRQHFVQYLINQKKYPKSLIKLEGGHKLHGMAKRTDVVVYNSAGEKILLVECKAPSVTIDQKTFDQVARYNMVHKVNLLAVSNGLQHYFCRIDFNTRNYQFINELPFYNEL from the coding sequence ATGGATCTGTTGCTGTCGCTTAACCTCCCACCCTATCCTTTTAAAATAACCAACCTGAACGGCCAGTTAACGTTGTTCGATATAATCAGGAAAAGGGAAATCGTCATCACCCCCGAAGAATGGGTGCGTCAGCATTTTGTACAATACCTCATCAACCAAAAAAAATACCCAAAATCACTTATAAAGCTCGAAGGCGGCCATAAACTGCATGGCATGGCCAAACGTACAGACGTTGTGGTTTACAATTCAGCCGGCGAGAAAATATTATTGGTAGAGTGTAAGGCACCGTCAGTAACAATTGATCAAAAAACGTTCGATCAGGTTGCCCGGTACAATATGGTTCACAAAGTAAACCTGCTTGCTGTCAGCAACGGGCTGCAACACTACTTTTGCCGCATTGATTTTAACACCCGCAATTATCAATTTATTAACGAATTACCCTTTTATAATGAGCTGTGA
- the metF gene encoding methylenetetrahydrofolate reductase [NAD(P)H] yields MKITEHIANAKGKTLFSFELIPPLKGHSIQGLYDAIDPLMEFKPPFIDVTSLREDFIYKQHESGLLEKLSYRKRPGTIAICAAIMNKYKVDTVPHLLCGGFTKDETENGLIDLEFLGIENVLVLRGDARMGDASFVPNPNGHSYATDLLGQVVNMNNGIYLHDNSGENLKTNFCIGVAGYPEKHFEAPNLKSDFKYLKQKVDMGAGFIVTQMFFDNQKYFDFVNNCRANGINVPIIPGLKPITTSKQLVNLSKTFHIDMPDDLCDLIHDCKSEKDVKDAGIEWMINQCKELMAFGVPVLHFYTMSNAGPTRRIAEAIF; encoded by the coding sequence ATGAAGATAACCGAACATATTGCTAATGCAAAAGGCAAAACGCTTTTTTCTTTCGAATTGATACCGCCTTTAAAGGGCCACAGCATTCAGGGGCTGTATGATGCAATTGACCCGTTAATGGAGTTTAAGCCGCCATTTATTGACGTAACATCGCTGCGCGAGGATTTTATATACAAACAGCATGAAAGCGGTTTGCTGGAGAAATTGAGCTACCGCAAGCGCCCGGGCACTATTGCTATTTGTGCAGCTATAATGAACAAGTATAAGGTTGATACCGTGCCCCACCTGTTATGCGGCGGTTTCACAAAAGACGAAACCGAAAACGGCCTTATCGACCTGGAGTTTTTAGGGATAGAAAATGTGCTGGTACTGCGCGGTGACGCGCGGATGGGGGATGCGTCGTTTGTGCCTAATCCCAACGGCCACAGCTACGCCACCGACTTGTTGGGCCAGGTGGTGAATATGAACAATGGCATCTACCTGCATGATAACAGCGGAGAAAATTTGAAAACAAATTTCTGCATCGGTGTTGCCGGTTATCCCGAAAAGCATTTTGAGGCGCCGAACCTGAAATCAGACTTTAAATACCTTAAACAAAAGGTAGATATGGGTGCCGGGTTTATTGTTACCCAAATGTTTTTTGATAACCAGAAATACTTTGACTTTGTGAACAACTGCCGGGCTAACGGTATTAACGTACCTATTATCCCCGGTTTAAAACCCATCACCACCTCGAAGCAATTAGTCAACCTTTCAAAAACCTTCCATATTGATATGCCTGATGACCTGTGCGACCTGATCCACGACTGCAAATCAGAAAAGGATGTAAAAGATGCCGGTATTGAGTGGATGATCAACCAGTGCAAGGAGTTGATGGCTTTTGGCGTTCCTGTATTGCACTTTTATACCATGAGCAACGCCGGACCTACCAGGAGAATTGCGGAAGCGATTTTTTAG
- the holA gene encoding DNA polymerase III subunit delta has product MTATDIIKDLKNKKFKPLYLLHGEEPYFIDLVGEYVERKLLSEAEKGFNQTVLYGKDTDIMTVLNASKRYPMMADYQVVLVKEAQDMKWGSDDTDKKGMNPLLSYLENPLPSTILVFCYKYGKFDKRKKTYKAIEKNGLIFESAALYDSKIPAWIEGFIADKGYKINQQASLMLSEYLGNDLSKISNELEKLMLNVQAGQEITLKHIHDNIGISKEYNVFELQAALGRKDALKANQIINYFEANPKANPIVLVLGNLNNYFSKVLTYHYVKDKSPQNLARELGISPYFIKDYEQAARSYNYAKTMQIISYLREYDLKSKGVDSNTGHGGLMKELVFKILH; this is encoded by the coding sequence ATGACGGCGACCGATATTATAAAAGATCTTAAGAATAAAAAGTTTAAACCGCTGTACCTGCTGCACGGCGAAGAGCCTTATTTTATTGACCTTGTGGGTGAGTATGTGGAGCGTAAACTCCTTTCGGAAGCGGAAAAGGGCTTTAATCAAACAGTTTTATACGGGAAAGATACCGACATTATGACCGTGCTTAATGCTTCAAAACGGTACCCCATGATGGCCGATTACCAGGTTGTGCTGGTAAAAGAGGCGCAGGATATGAAGTGGGGTAGTGACGATACTGATAAAAAGGGAATGAACCCTTTATTAAGCTACCTGGAAAACCCGCTGCCAAGCACCATCCTGGTTTTTTGTTATAAGTATGGTAAGTTTGATAAGCGCAAAAAAACCTATAAAGCCATTGAAAAAAACGGGCTTATCTTTGAATCGGCAGCGTTGTATGACAGTAAGATCCCTGCATGGATTGAAGGTTTTATAGCTGATAAAGGGTACAAGATCAACCAGCAGGCATCGCTGATGCTTTCTGAATATTTAGGTAACGACCTGTCGAAGATCTCGAACGAACTGGAGAAGCTTATGCTGAACGTACAGGCAGGGCAGGAGATCACCCTAAAACATATTCACGATAATATTGGCATTAGTAAAGAATACAATGTATTTGAGCTGCAGGCAGCGCTGGGCCGCAAGGATGCTTTAAAGGCCAACCAGATCATTAATTATTTTGAGGCAAATCCAAAGGCCAATCCGATAGTACTGGTTTTAGGCAATTTGAACAATTATTTCAGCAAGGTGCTTACTTACCATTATGTTAAGGATAAATCGCCCCAGAATTTGGCGCGCGAACTGGGCATCAGCCCATATTTTATAAAAGACTATGAGCAGGCTGCACGCAGTTACAACTACGCCAAAACCATGCAGATCATCAGCTACCTGCGCGAGTACGACCTGAAAAGCAAGGGGGTGGATTCAAACACCGGCCACGGCGGTTTGATGAAAGAGCTGGTGTTTAAGATTTTGCATTAA
- a CDS encoding DUF6252 family protein, with protein MYHKLNNLKSILLLTVFLALVAASCKKSNTNPQNSVGISLKLNGVAKTSSVVLADYIKSESTLQVMGKFGNSGVSLMINNIKTGTFDVANGDVIATYSNTTNFDDTYIGLSGKVVITSFTSDMVSGTFDFTGNTPDSRTGTITEGKFTAKLLVQ; from the coding sequence ATGTATCACAAATTAAATAACCTTAAATCAATACTGCTGTTAACAGTATTTTTGGCTTTGGTTGCAGCCTCATGCAAAAAAAGCAATACCAACCCGCAAAATTCCGTGGGAATCTCGCTGAAGCTTAACGGTGTGGCCAAAACATCAAGTGTTGTATTGGCCGATTATATCAAAAGCGAAAGCACGCTGCAGGTTATGGGCAAATTCGGTAATTCAGGAGTGTCATTAATGATTAACAATATCAAAACAGGAACTTTTGACGTTGCGAATGGTGATGTAATTGCTACCTATTCAAACACAACTAATTTTGATGATACTTACATTGGGTTAAGCGGCAAGGTTGTGATAACATCGTTCACCAGCGATATGGTGTCCGGAACCTTTGATTTTACAGGAAATACGCCCGACAGCAGAACAGGAACTATTACTGAAGGGAAATTTACAGCTAAGTTGCTGGTTCAATAA
- a CDS encoding M13 family metallopeptidase, with the protein MKQNIKNFMLMGMLCLSSAAFAQVGIKTKDKPKAPDLSLNLKKYIDPANMDLAVKPGDDFFEYADGNWVKNNAIPAKETRWGSFSILHQENTDRLLGILNNVSKTGGQPKGSLKQRVGDLYASGMDSLAIEQRGYDPIKPDLERVTKITDLDGVIKEAVYERSNGVGSPLFGFGVGQDSKHPNVNILSFGQGGTSLPDRDNYLKSDERTKKIQAAYKRYIITLFKLTGTSDAEAAKNAETIFTIETAIAKAQLSRVAMRDPNKTYNKLSVNDFGKITPHLNWAQLMPLMKINGQDTVIVSAPDYYKALDAQLAATPVTDWKVYLQWNVLKGSASALSSPFVNASFNFSSALSGQKVQAPRDERISGLVDGSLGELLGQLYVEKYFTPAAKQYMANLVNNLKVTLGERIQNLTWMSAETKARALKKLAAFTVKIGYPDKWQAYDGLVIERGDYAGNLRRIAQWRYNYNVSQLGKPVDKTRWGMSPPTVNAYYSPTNNEIVFPAGILQFPFFDFGADDAVNYGGIGAVIGHEMTHGFDDQGRQYDADGTLRDWWTKDDADKFKSRADQVVAQYKGFTVVDTIHVNGKLTLGENLADLGGLNVAYAAFKKTKEGKSDKKIDGFTPDQRFFLSWAQVWRSSQRPEAAAQRILTDPHSPEQYRTIAPLTNIDAWYKAFKVKPGDKLYKKPEDRTRVW; encoded by the coding sequence ATGAAACAAAACATAAAGAATTTTATGCTGATGGGGATGTTATGCCTGTCATCAGCCGCTTTTGCGCAGGTTGGCATAAAAACAAAGGATAAACCAAAAGCTCCCGACCTTTCCTTAAACCTCAAAAAATATATCGACCCGGCCAATATGGATCTCGCTGTTAAACCCGGTGATGATTTTTTTGAATATGCCGATGGCAACTGGGTAAAAAACAACGCTATCCCGGCCAAAGAAACACGGTGGGGAAGTTTCAGTATTCTTCACCAGGAAAACACTGACAGGCTGCTGGGAATATTAAACAATGTAAGTAAAACGGGGGGACAGCCAAAGGGCAGCCTTAAACAACGTGTTGGCGACTTGTATGCAAGCGGGATGGACAGCCTGGCCATTGAACAGCGCGGCTACGACCCTATAAAACCCGACCTGGAGCGCGTTACAAAAATAACTGACCTTGACGGCGTAATTAAAGAAGCCGTTTATGAACGTAGCAATGGCGTGGGTAGCCCCTTGTTTGGTTTTGGCGTAGGCCAGGATTCCAAACATCCAAACGTAAATATCCTGAGCTTTGGGCAGGGCGGCACCAGCTTACCTGACCGCGACAATTATTTAAAATCGGATGAGCGCACAAAAAAGATCCAGGCTGCCTATAAGCGGTATATTATAACTTTATTTAAGCTGACCGGCACAAGCGATGCAGAGGCGGCAAAAAATGCAGAAACGATATTTACTATTGAAACCGCCATTGCCAAAGCACAGCTAAGCCGGGTTGCCATGCGCGATCCTAATAAAACGTATAACAAATTGTCCGTAAATGATTTCGGCAAGATCACCCCGCATCTTAACTGGGCACAACTGATGCCACTGATGAAAATTAACGGACAGGATACTGTTATCGTCTCGGCACCCGATTATTATAAAGCTTTGGACGCCCAGTTGGCTGCAACCCCGGTTACCGATTGGAAGGTTTACCTGCAATGGAACGTTTTAAAAGGTTCCGCGTCAGCGCTCAGCTCTCCATTTGTTAATGCAAGTTTTAATTTTAGCAGCGCCTTAAGCGGGCAAAAAGTACAGGCACCACGCGATGAACGCATTTCGGGCCTGGTTGACGGCAGCCTCGGTGAGTTACTGGGACAATTGTATGTAGAAAAATATTTTACGCCAGCAGCCAAACAATATATGGCAAACCTGGTGAATAACCTTAAAGTAACGCTTGGCGAACGCATTCAAAACCTAACCTGGATGAGTGCCGAAACAAAGGCCCGCGCCTTAAAAAAACTGGCAGCATTCACTGTTAAAATAGGCTACCCCGATAAATGGCAGGCTTATGATGGCTTAGTGATTGAAAGGGGCGATTATGCCGGCAACCTGCGCAGGATAGCCCAATGGAGGTATAATTATAACGTTAGCCAATTAGGTAAACCTGTTGACAAAACCCGCTGGGGAATGAGCCCGCCAACGGTTAATGCTTACTACAGCCCGACAAATAACGAAATTGTTTTCCCTGCGGGGATCCTGCAGTTCCCATTTTTTGATTTTGGTGCAGATGACGCTGTAAATTACGGCGGTATCGGCGCGGTGATCGGCCACGAAATGACCCATGGTTTTGACGACCAGGGCCGCCAGTATGATGCAGATGGTACATTACGCGATTGGTGGACAAAAGATGATGCTGACAAGTTTAAATCCCGTGCCGACCAGGTAGTGGCACAATATAAAGGATTTACGGTGGTTGATACCATCCACGTGAATGGCAAACTCACCCTTGGTGAAAACCTGGCCGACCTTGGCGGATTAAACGTGGCTTATGCAGCTTTTAAGAAAACTAAAGAAGGTAAGTCAGATAAAAAAATTGACGGCTTTACACCTGATCAGCGCTTTTTCCTTTCCTGGGCACAGGTTTGGAGGAGCTCGCAACGCCCCGAAGCCGCTGCACAACGCATCCTGACAGACCCGCACTCACCGGAGCAGTACCGCACCATAGCGCCGCTAACAAACATAGATGCATGGTACAAGGCCTTTAAGGTTAAACCGGGCGATAAGTTGTATAAAAAGCCGGAAGACAGGACTAGGGTTTGGTAG